A region from the Benincasa hispida cultivar B227 chromosome 12, ASM972705v1, whole genome shotgun sequence genome encodes:
- the LOC120068412 gene encoding DEAD-box ATP-dependent RNA helicase 38-like gives MADQAAADSSTTNASAAATVGSSSAPPVVTPVPKRAWGDEEDDDVGDTGDSSSAPSEYLESLKIEDESNLEEPIDSNITAVTTGDTPYTSASTFEDLNLSKELLKGLYVEMKFHKPSKIQAISLPMILTPPYKDLIAQAHNGSGKTTCFVLGMLSRVDVNLKAPQAFCICPTRELAMQNIEVLKKMGKYTGITFECAVPADSANYVPMSKRPPITAQVVIGTPGTIKKWMSSRKLGVGSVKILVFDEADHMLGEDGFQDDSLRIMRDIERSNPHCQVLLFSATFDENVKNFVSRVVKDYNQLFVKKEELSLESVKQYKLICPDELAKIRVIKDRIFELADKLGQTIIFVRTRNSAGMLHKALVDLGYDVTTIQGALTTEIRDKIIKEFKDGLTKVLISTDLLARGFDQQQVNLVINYDLPLKYESSSQATKYRSSSLSEPNYEVYLHRIGRAGRFGRKGAVFNLLCGDEEIMRMNKIQNHFGSEIIEVRDSDEDIQAALKTAGLV, from the exons ATGGCAGATCAAGCGGCTGCAGACTCTTCCACCACCAACGCGTCGGCTGCCGCCACCGTCGGCTCGAGTTCTGCCCCGCCTGTAGTTACACCAGTGCCCAAACGAGCTTGGGGCGATGAAGAAGACGATGATGTGGGTGATACTGGAGATTCATCCTCTGCGCCTTCCGAGTACTTGGAATCCCTTAAAATCGAAGATGAATCGAATCTTGAAGAACCCATAGACTCTAACATCACAGCG GTGACAACCGGTGATACTCCATATACTTCAGCCAGTACTTTTGAGGATCTGAATCTTTctaaagagttgttgaagggtttGTATGTTGAGATGAAATTCCATAAGCCAAGTAAAATCCAAGCTATAAGTTTACCTATGATCTTGACTCCTCCTTACAAAGATTTAATTGCTCAAGCACACAATGGTTCTGGAAAGACTACCTGTTTTGTGCTTGGGATGTTGAGTCGTGTTGATGTGAACTTGAAGGCTCCTCAGGCGTTTTGCATATGTCCTACAAGGGAGTTAGCCATGCAG AATATTGAGGTTCTTAAGAAGATGGGAAAATACACCGGGATAACTTTTGAGTGTGCTGTTCCCGCCGACAGTGCTAACTATGTACCTATGTCAAAGCGTCCACCAATCACTGCACAAGTTGTGATAGGAACTCCTGGCACAATAAAGAAATGGATGTCGTCAAGGAAGTTGGGAGTAGGCAGCGTGAAGATTCTTGTTTTTGATGAGGCTGATCATATGCTTGGTGAG GATGGTTTTCAGGATGATTCATTGAGAATCATGAGGGACATTGAGAGAAGTAACCCTCATTGCCAG GTGCTTCTGTTCTCTGCTACATTCGATGAGAATGTTAAAAACTTCGTGTCTAGGGTTGTTAAAGACTACAACCAACTTTTTGTGAAGAAGGAAGAACTCTCTTTGGAGAGTGTGAAGCAATACAAGTTGATATGTCCAGATGAATTAGCTAAAATTCGAGTCATAAAAGATAGGATTTTTGAACTTGCAGACAAATTGGGTCAAACAATTATATTTGTGCGTACAAGAAACAGTGCTGGCATGTTACATAAGGCACTAGTTGATCTTGGTTATGATGTGACTACTATTCAAGGGGCACTGACGACTGAAATTAGAGACAAAATAATCAAGGAGTTCAAGGATGGTTTGACCAAAGTTCTTATTTCGACTGACCTTCTAGCTCGAGGCTTTGATCAGCAGCAG gTCAATCTAGTTATCAATTATGATCTTCCTCTTAAATATGAATCTTCTTCACAAGCAACGAAATATAGATCGTCCTCATTATCTGAGCCTAACTACGAGGTGTACCTTCATAGAATTGGTCGAGCAGGTCGTTTTGGGCGCAAGG GAGCTGTGTTTAACTTGCTGTGTGGCGATGAAGAAATCATGCGAATGAACAAAATTCAGAACCATTTTGGCTCTGAAATAATAGAG gTTCGAGACTCCGATGAGGACATTCAAGCAGCCTTAAAAACTGCCGGATTGGTTTGA